The sequence GCTGGTGCTCCAGGAGAGCGAAGCTGCGCCTGAAGAGTTTCCCACACTCAGGGCATGCGTAGGGCTTCTCGCCACTGTGAACAATTTGGTGTTTGATGAGGTTGGAGCTCCTTGTAAAGGTCTTCCCGCACGTGCTACATTTGTGGGGCTTCTCGCCGCTGTGGATGCGCTGGTGCTCCAGGAGGGCGAAGCTGCGCCTGAAGAGTTTCCCACACTCAGCACACTCATAGGGCTTCTCACTGCTGTGAATTATGCGGTGCTTAATCAGGTTGGAGCTCCggctgaaggatttcccacactgCTCACACACGCACCGTCTGTCCCCACCTCGGCAATACTGCTGTCTTTGAGTTGACTTTGACCTAGAGCTGCGGTGACACCTCTGCCCTGTCTCTCCTgcaggacatctgggttgttgaATGAGCTTCGAGTTTCTGTCACTCACAGAGCTGCCCTGGCCTTTCTCCCTGGGAGGATCACTTCTGCTGGAACCCGTCTGCAGAGAATGAGCATGTTTCTGTTTATGTTCCAGAGTTTTCTCCTGTGGCCTTGCTAAGTGACACTCACTGCCTTCCTGAAGCTCGGTTCCCAGGAGGTCTTTTCTCGAGTGTTTTGGCTTCGAAATGGATGCCTTGCTCTTTATCCTGTCACCTGTAGGGGCAGAGAACACCCACCAATGTTACCCCTTCCCTGGGTGACAAACAGGGAAATGAAGATGTGGGAGCAAGGCACAGATGACCACAGAACCACAGGGAAGAAAGCCATCAAGGAGGACAGAGAACACAGCGAAAAGGGAGAAAGTGTGGAAGAGCCAAGGGAGGGTGGCATGGCCACTTTGGGTAGGATGTTCTCTGTAGTGGTGGATTTAAATTGCACAAGCATGTCTCAGGCAGGCAGGCCGAGCACCCCTCGCTTACCTCCGTGAACCCCCGTGGGGTCACTCCTGGGGCTGTCTGCCACCCAGCATCCCTCTCCTTGCTCCAGCCGAGACACCAGAGGAGGCTTGGAAAGTGacaatcctgtgggtgtgacacGAAGTGGGTCAGGATCACCCCGAGTCCAGAATTGGGGCTGGGCTCAGTCTTGGGTAATAGAGAACCAACCACTCTCGAGAGAGTGCTGCTGGGAAGGTTCAGGAGAGGGCCGAGGCCTTCCCCAGGAAGCAAAGGGCTACGAGAGCCCCGGGCCCAGGTGGGCCCAGGGAGTTAGAAGTAGGTAGCGATTTGAGCAAAGAGGACACTGAGGTTATTATGTGCCCTGCAGTGGGGATGGGAAGCTCATGAGACAGGGGGCATCTGGGTTGAAACCCCACAGAGAGGAAGGAGGTGTGGAGCAGGGACTCCCCAGGGGACGAGGCCCTCGGGAGTGTCAGGAAACATGTGGTCCACCTTTGGACCGAGTGGGGGAGCTGCCTGGGCCCCAAAAGCCGAAGCACCCTGCTTTGTCATCACGTGGAGCATGGGGCCTCTGGTCCTTACACCAGACTCGACGGAAGATTCCAGAACTACTCCTGGAACTGGTGAGGGTCAGAAAGAACCAAGGGGAAGACACCAGCCTCCCCTGACAGGGCCAGTTCAGAAAGGGGACAGCTTTTCCATCCAGAAGAAGACAGTGAACACAGGTCAGGCTCAAACGGACCTTCTGGAACCCCAAAGGCAGTGGCACGCTGCGGGGAGAGCAAACCCCTTTGGATTTACATCCCAGTCCTGGCAGAGAGGATGACGTCTGGAAAGAGGAATGCGTGAGGGGCACAGGAGCTGACGACCGCAGCCCGCTGGTGGAGAAAGCTTTGCTGTCCCACGGGAAAAGATGGTCTAGTGCTCCACTcccactcccctgcccccagcccttgAATCTCAGTCTTGGCCTTTTAATTGTCCCTTCGTCACGGTGTCATAAGGATGGGAGCCTGGGAGCATGTGGGGAAGGCAAGCAGCTCGCCTGCAGCTGCCCCAGCTCCTTCCTGGACTTTCCAGGCTTGAAAATCCATGCTTGCACACTCCTGGGGCCAGGCCTTTATGGCCCAATTCACGGGACAGGTGATACTAAACTCCATAACAGGAAACGAGTGTGAAATGCAACCTCTGTAGAAATGAAGTCAGACTACAGTATTGCCTGCATATATTCCAGTATAATCTGCATCTATTTTTTGGGTAGTAAGATGCTTAGTCAACCAGTTATTTTATCTGGGAAATAAGCTTTATGGGTGATCACGCTGAAATTCACAAGCTCACATGTGTACCCACAAACACTTATAGATCTCAAACACTGGCCTGTTGGGATGAAAGCTGGACTGCTGTGGATTACTGGTCTGATGGAGAAGTTCACCATGTCTTGGGCACACAGGAACcaacagacaaggaaactcagaAAGAAATTCTGAGTATGGAGGcagagtgggtgggtggggggctgtgtgtgtgtgtgtgtgatggggcCTTACCCAGTGACACCAAGTGGCTGTAGTTTTCTAGCATCACCTGCTTGTACAGGATCTTCTGTCTGAGGCCCAGAAGCTTCCATTCTGTCTTCGTGAAGTACACggcaacatcttcaaaagatactGGCCTCTGAGATCGGCCATCCCCGAGGCCGcagggaagaaaagcacagggtgaGCTGGCAGCAACAGAACGCTGGGGGCATGGTGGCTGGTGGGGGAGCACCAAGGTCTTAAGAGGTGTAACTCACAGAAAAACAAGCAGCACTGTCTCACGGAAAGAAGAGCCCACGGAAGTTTCCAGAACTCAGTAAAAGGGTGACAAGACTAATGACAGCCTCCGCTCAGCCCCAGCGGGACAGGTCCAGGATTCAGGAGGAGGCAGGTGGAGAGGGCTGAGGGTAGGGGGGTTGAGGGGAGGTGCTGCAGGGCCCCTTGGGGTAGGGGGCCACCCAGAGTTCGGGAAGCCCCACTcacctggggtctggttctcagAAGAATGGCCGCCATGATAAGGGTGCAGAGGACCAAAGGACAGCAAGATGAGCCAGGTGCGCTCCGAAGCCAGTGTGAACCTGTTTATAAAACGCTGTTCAGTTTGTCTTGTAGGATGACCCAGAGGAAGTGGGACATGGGTGGGAGCGAGTGAGGACAGGCGGGGAGTGAGCGAGCCTGGGGATGTACATTTGTGGGTGGGGGGGGCAGAGAGCCCCAAGGTTTCGGCGTCCCGGGTGGTCCAGTGGCCCTGGCAGTGCCCTCCTGGGAGATCCATCCAGGGGTGGGGGTCTTGAGAGTCAAGCTCGATGGGAGCCAGGTAGTAAATGTGGGGGCCGTGGGCCAAGAGCCCAGACAAGGAAGGGGTGCAGGGACACAGTGAGGGCCAGTGGCCAGGGAGATCCATGGAGCAGCTCCCTGTTGGTGGCCTGGGGGGTCCGGGTGGTGCTTCTGAGTGCTCATGACCACTCAGCCCACGATCCCCTGGGGTGGTGGCCAAAAATGCAGAGTTCCAGGCCACCTGCATTGTTCCCGTGTGCCCCAGAGGTTCCTGATGTCTGTGGCCCCACACCCTGTGTGCGGGGTGCAGAACCCACTGTGGGGAGGCTAGGTCCCTGCAGCTAACGGGAGCCCCCTGGAGGTAGAGTCCTTTGTTCCAGTCCCCAAGTGCTTAAGATGCTGATAAAAGAAGGCACTGCAGGCGACACCATTTGCGGGACCCAGTCCAAAAGGAAAACGTGGGGTCCCGTGTTAAAAAACCATCAGGAATTTCAAGATGGCGACAGCagcaccctccctccccccctgcCCACCAGgcaagaaatcaagaaatgcTAAACCACAGATTCAGGAGGGGGCGCCCCCCCTTTCTGAGGGGTCCCCCGCAGCTCGGTGCCTTTGTCTTTTATGGAATCCTAAGCACCCCTGACGGGAACAGCCGAGTCGCTGACCTCGTGCTGAAATGCCTTGCGGAGCTGCCTGTCCCCAGCTGAAGTCTTGGCTGGATAAGGGGGAGTTAAGCCCACACTTGAACTGAgacccccaaaaagatatgttaaagTCCTAAGCGCCGGTGCCTGTCACTGtgacctgatttggaaatagggtcattgcagatgtgGCTACAGCGGCTGCTCGGGGCCTCCTTAGTGGGCCCCAATCCAAGGTGGAAGCTTCCGGTCCTGAGGGGCTCAGGGTCAGGTGTGGGAGTTCCGGTCACCCCAAATGGAAAAGAATTGCCCCCTCCCCAAGCTGGCAGCTGGTGAGTGCACTGCCTTCCTGGGGTTCCTGTCACAAACTTCCTCGGCTGCCAAATAAGAGCTCATTTGCAGGCTTCAGGGATCAGGATctgatatctttttatttttttagtagcagttcttaaaaaaataaacaatttattaAGGAGAAATGCACATTATAGAAAATTAACTATTTTCAAGGGAACAATTTAGTGGCATTTAGAATATTCAGTATTGTTCTACCagcacctctatctagttccagaacattctcatcaccccCAAATTAAAGCCCATACGCATAAAGCAGTCACTGCCCATTCTCCTCTTTCCCCGTCCCCTGGCAACCACCCACATGCTCTgcgtctctatggatttgcttgtCCTGGATATTTCCTAGAAATGGAATCACATGACACCTGGCCTTTTGTGCTTGATGTCCCCGGGGACCATCTGGCGGCCAACCACAGCAGGTGTCTGAGTTCTCGTGAGCTCTGTCTGGGCTCTCTGCGAGAGGAGAAAAGCTGAGGCCCTGGCTGCACCCTTCCAATGGGTGCAAATGGGAACCTGAGGACTGGAACTGGGGTGTCAGGAGGACTCTTGGGTCACTCCCTCTGGGAAAGCCCTTGCAGCGAGCAGCCCTACCATGGGGTCACAGGGCCAGGGACGGATGCCCCCCACCTGCAGCCCCGTGAGCGAGCTCAGAAGTACAATCTCATACAAGACCCCCAAGCCAGAGCCACCCAGCCAAGCTGCTCTCTCAGCAATGGAGACGAGAAGTGCTTGTTTTAACCTGGGGGTTGGCAAACCAGCGGCTCACGGGCTGGCTCTGGCCTGCCACCTGtttatataaataaagttttattggcacacagccacacccattcggTTACATACCGTCAAGGGCAGCTTTCCGTCtaaaatggcagagttgagtgtTTGTGACAGATCGTGTGGCCCATGGAGCCTGAAAGATTTACTACCTGCTCCTTTATAGAAAAGCCCCTGTTTCAAGTGGCTAAGTTGTGATCTTTTGCTGGGTCACTAGTTACCCCACAACTTAGCACATGGAGGGCTCTGCCTGGAGGACAGAACAgctaaaaacagtacaaaccagCAGAACATCTTTGAAAGCTCTTCACCTGGGCGCGCGCAGAGGGCTGGCCTAGGCAAAGCCGTACCACCCAGT is a genomic window of Choloepus didactylus isolate mChoDid1 chromosome X, mChoDid1.pri, whole genome shotgun sequence containing:
- the ZFP92 gene encoding zinc finger protein 92 homolog, with protein sequence MAAILLRTRPQRPVSFEDVAVYFTKTEWKLLGLRQKILYKQVMLENYSHLVSLGLSLSKPPLVSRLEQGEGCWVADSPRSDPTGVHGGDRIKSKASISKPKHSRKDLLGTELQEGSECHLARPQEKTLEHKQKHAHSLQTGSSRSDPPREKGQGSSVSDRNSKLIQQPRCPAGETGQRCHRSSRSKSTQRQQYCRGGDRRCVCEQCGKSFSRSSNLIKHRIIHSSEKPYECAECGKLFRRSFALLEHQRIHSGEKPHKCSTCGKTFTRSSNLIKHQIVHSGEKPYACPECGKLFRRSFALLEHQRIHSGERPYECSECGKTFSRSSNLTEHQRIHSGEKPYECSQCRKAFKGVSQLIHHQRVHSGERPFECQECGKAFRGRSGLSQHRQIHSGERPYKCSECGKAFGRRANLFKHQVVHSGERPFRCQDCGKVFQRNFVLLEHQRIHSGERPYKCGECGKAFKGKSQLSHHRKTHGGRKPLEGRPSGEPCPESSTHQKASEHKAAPSPKAQSEM